The nucleotide window ATGGGCATGGCGGTCTGTACGCGCAGCCGCCGAGCGGTGAAGTACTCAACTTCGCGCTTAAGGCGCAGATGCGTGCCGGAGAAGACGGTATGCAGGAATCGCAGCACACGCAGTTTGGGAACGTGGCGGACGAAGCAGATGTCCAGCAGTCCGTCATCGAGTTGCGCGCGCGGCGCAATGCGCATGCCGTTGCCATACGTGGGAGCGTTGGCTATTGCGACAAGAAGCGATGGTTCAGAGATGAAGGTTTTGAAGTGCCCATCCTGATCGGGTAACGCGATAGAGATGCGCTCCGACTTATAGGTCGCGAGGGTACGCAGCGCGCACAAGACGTATCCGCCGTGGGCGCGGAGCCATCCCGGTAAACAATTGGCGCGCTCGTTCGTGGCGGAGTCCAACCCGGTGCCCGCGATGCAGCCGTAGTAAACGTGAGGTGCGGCGCGTTCAAGGGCGTGGTGCAGATGGGCACGCATGATCGCCGGCCCAAGCGCTTCGGGAGGTTGAGGGAAGCGGCCTTCTTTATCCGCAAAGGTCAATCGGCCATCGACCCACGCGTTGGTGTCGCCTTGTTCAGCTTGTGCGGCGACCGGCGTAATGACGCCGAGATCGATGGTGCGGACGTTGTCGCCCGTTTCGAGGAATCTGCGCCAGGCGCGTTCGGCGTCGGCGACGGAGCGTATACCGAGCGCGGCGGCGAAGTCGTTGCCGCTGCCGGTGGGGACCACCAGCAGCGCGCAATCGCTTTCGGCAAGCGGTTGCAGGGCACGGTGGACGGTACCGTCTCCACCGAAGACGAGCGCTACGTCGGGGTAGTCCGGCGGCTCGATGGTGTTGCCGGCAAAGATGTTCACGCCCGCGGCATGGAAGCGCCGCAGGAGCTTGGAGTCAGTGTTGGGGTGCAGGATAGCCGCGGCGCGCACGAAGCGCATTGTAACCGCCGCCGAGCTTTTCTGGAACGCTAAGCGAGCACCACGCGCTTCATCATCCGGCCAACGCGAATGACAAGTTCCGAAGGAACGCTCAAGTTGACGAACAACTCCTTCGAGACCGCGCCATCGATCTTCACCGAACCAGCTCTGATCTTGCGCTGCGCGTCGGAGGTTGAATCGGCGAATCCAGCTTTCGCGAGCAACTTGTCGAGCTTGAAGGAGTGGTGATCGCCTTCGGGTCGCGGCGCGAGGTCGGCGGATGCAATACGCACCTCTTCCAGATTCGACGGCACTTCAGCTTTCTGGAAC belongs to Clostridia bacterium and includes:
- a CDS encoding diacylglycerol kinase family protein, yielding MRFVRAAAILHPNTDSKLLRRFHAAGVNIFAGNTIEPPDYPDVALVFGGDGTVHRALQPLAESDCALLVVPTGSGNDFAAALGIRSVADAERAWRRFLETGDNVRTIDLGVITPVAAQAEQGDTNAWVDGRLTFADKEGRFPQPPEALGPAIMRAHLHHALERAAPHVYYGCIAGTGLDSATNERANCLPGWLRAHGGYVLCALRTLATYKSERISIALPDQDGHFKTFISEPSLLVAIANAPTYGNGMRIAPRAQLDDGLLDICFVRHVPKLRVLRFLHTVFSGTHLRLKREVEYFTARRLRVQTAMPMPIYADGEYVCETPAEITIRPRALRVIVP